AGCCCTCACAGGTTCTCTGTGGTGCTGACTTTCTGCAGTCCACTGTGCTATTATGTTGTCGGTCTGCTGCCATCTACAGTGTCAGTTAAGAAACAGCCTCTAATGTAATGTTGTAACCATACATTGGTATGAGATTATTAGTTGTGTGTAAGACAGGCCTAACTGTCCTTGCCTTGTCTGTGCTGTGTTGTGGTCTCCAGATGTTCATCCTTGACCAGGCCGAGGGGAACAGCTGCTCTCTGAACGAGTTCACCATCACTGGCTCTACCTACGCCCCTGAGGGAGAAGTGTGAGTACCAAATACACTCTTAATGCTAATCCATTTATGctacaattatttatttacttcCAGTTACGTTAATTGTTAAACTCCCTCCAACGTTTCATCTTGTGTCCGGCCCTGTCCTTTGTGTCTCCCTCCAGGTACCAGGATGGCAGACTAGTGAAGTCCTCTGCGTATGATGGTCTAGTGGAGATTGCCACCATCTGTGCCCTGTGCAATGACTCCTCTCTGGACTATAACGAGGTCTgtgcgcctgcctgcctgcctttctcCTCCATATGGCTCATCATGGGACGTGGAGTAGAGGTGActaatgtttgtgtttgtgtcgtCAGGCCAAAGGTGTGTATGAGAAGGTTGGCGAGGCCACAGAGACGGCCCTCACCTGCCTGGTGGAGAAGATGAATGCGTTTGACACCGACGTCAAAGGCTTGTCCAAGATCGACAGGGCCAATGCCTGCAACTCTGTAAGTACACTAACCACAACCGTTGAATGGTGTGAAACGTCACAGCTGGTTGCTAGCAGGTTTTTCTGAGTCGCGTGTCTGTGTCGTCCTCTATTAGGTGATCACACAGCTGATGAAGAAGGAGTTTACCCTGGAGTTCTCGAGAGACAGGAAGTCCATGTCTgtgtactgcacccccaacaaggCCCGCGCTTCCCTCGGAAAGATGTTTGTCAAGGTATCATCACCTTTTAGCAACCCTCCTATGTGTGACTCACTTTGAACCAAGTGTTTTTGATTCACCCGTGTTTGAATCAGTGTTTCAACCTCAAACTCTTTCTTACCCCACAGGGTGCCCCAGAGGGAGTTATTGACAGATGTACCCATGTCAGGGTGGGCACAAACAAGGTTGCCATGACCCCAGGCATCAAGGAGAGGATCATGTCTACAATCCGAGAGTACGGGACGGGGCGTGACACCCTGCGCTGCCTAGCTCTGGCCACCCGGGACGCCCCACCCAGGAAGGAGCACATGGTGCTTGTCGATTGTGCCCGTTTCGCTGGTTATGAGGTGAGGATTACTCATTACCACTGTTGCGTAAAGTAGATTATATATAATTTATACTGCTGGATCTTATTAATATCATATCTAGTATCATGGTTGGATGTTGTCATGTATTGTGCAGTTCTAGTAGGAACCCTGATGGCGACACTGATCTTATGTGTTTCTCTGCCCAGTCTGACCTGACCTTCGTGGGCTGCGTTGGCATGCTGGACCCACCCAGGACAGAGGTGGCTGCCTCAATCAAGTTGTGCCGCCTGGCCGGCATCCGAGTCATCATGATCACTGGCGACAACAAGGGCACTGCCGTGGCCATCTGCCGCCGTATCGGCATCCTGAGCGAGGAGGACGACGTGGACAAAATGGCGTTCACGGGCCGCGAGTTTGACGACCTGTCCCCCCAGGCCCAGCGCGATGCCGTGACCAACGCCCGCTGCTTTGCCCGTGTCGAGCCCTCCCACAAGTCCAAGATCGTTGAGTTCTTGCAGGGCATGGATGAGATCACGGCCATGGTATGCTGAACTCCCCCCCTACTCACATCCCCCATCCTCATCCTTACTGTACCTGTAAAGCTGTAATATCTGTTGTATTGCTGTCAGTGGAATGCTGTTGTCATCTAGCCTGCTATCCACCCCTAAGTATCTGTGCCACTGTTTTCTCCCACAGACTGGTGATGGAGTGAACGATGCCCCTGCCTTGAAGAAGGCAGAGATTGGCATCGCCATGGGCTCTGGCACTGCCGTGGCCAAGTCAGCCTCTGAGATGGTCCTGGCCGATGACAACTTCTCTTCCATCGTGGCGGCTGTGGAGGAGGGCAGGGCCATCTACAACAACATGAAGCAGTTCATCCGCTACCTCATCTCTTCTAATGTGGGAGAAGTCGTCTGGTGAGTCAGCTGTTTGACGTTCCTTCTCCTGCCTTAGTGATATCTCTGTAGTGGTGTTCTGGTGTTCTCCtgtggtggtgctggtggtgtTAACAATGTTTCTCTGTGCGGTCAGTATCTTCCTGACTGCTGCTCTGGGCTTCCCTGAGGCGCTGATCCCAGTTCAGCTGCTGTGGGTCAACCTGGTGACAGACGGTCTCCCTGCCACCGCACTGGGCTTCAACCCCCCCGACCTTGACATCATGAATAAGCCCCCCCGCAGCGCCAAGGAGCCCCTCATCTCCGGATGGCTCTTCTTCAGATATCTGGCCATCGGATGTGAGTTAATAGGACTGTTGTGCTTTGTTTCCATTTTTATCTCAAATAGCTCAATCTTAAGGTCAAGCTTACTACTAATGGCATACCCTACCATCTACTGTTATTGAGCACTCCTCTGCCCCCCCCAGTCAGTCCCGCAGTCGGTCAACTGTTTCTCCGTCTCTGTCCTCAGGCTATGTGGGAGCTGCCACAGTGGGAGCCGCTACTTGGTGGTTCGTGGCTGCTGAGGATGGCCCTATGATCTCTCTGTACCAGCTGGTGAGACTAGCTCCTTGAGGTCAGCTTTACTGTCTGTGGTGTTGTACCTCCCAGCCTAAGTCCCTCGTGTCTGTCTGACTCCCCTCCCCACAGAGCCACTTCCTGCAGTGTTCTCCTGACAACCCTGACTTCGCTGACCTGGACTGTCATGTGTTTGAGTCACCCTACCCCATGACCATGGCCCTGTCTGTGCTTGTCACTATTGAGATGTGCAATGCCCTTAACAGGTGGGTCCCCTGCAGTGAGCGGAGCATTCTTTCATCCTCAAAGAATCACTTGCATTCAGTAGAGGACAGCTACAATTTTCTAAGTACAAGAATGAAATATAGAGTAATGGCTGTGGACCCTAAATCAGATCTTAATGTGACCTTCACCTCTCTATCCCCAGCCTGTCAGAGAACCAGTCCCTGCTGCGTATGCCCCCCTGGGAGAACATCTGGCTGCTGGGGGCCATCTGCCTCTCCATGTCCCTCCACTTCCTCATTCTCTACGTGGAGCCACTGCCTGTAAGTCAGCTTTACTCATATCAACCTCTCAACCCAGGTCATTCTCTAGGTGCCCcattctcactctctccatccatctgtcctcctccacctctccaggTCATCTTTCAGATTACCCCTCTGGACCTGACCCAGTGGCTGGTGGTGCTGAAGATCTCCCTGCCCGTCATCCTGCTTGATGAGCTGCTAAAGTTCGTGGCCAGGAACTACCTGGAACCCGGTAACCAGCCAGAGTATAAGTCAGCCGGCAAAGGCTGGTCCCCCTCTGCATGCACCGAGGGCATCTCCTGGCCCTTTGTGGGCATCACCCTCCCCCTGATGCTGTGGCTCTACAGCATCGACACTAACGTGTCTGCCCTGTTCTGGTCCTGACTGATTCCAGCACACAACCCTCCCCATGCACCAGTGTAAGTGGAGATTAACACGTCTAACAAAATCCCCCATTAACCAGGATCAACTACAACTACCACAACCACATCAACTACAACTACCACAACCACATCAACTACCACAACCACATCAACTGCAGTCAGAGCTCAAGTCAACATTTGTACCTGTGTCGACGACAGATGCAATCTGTGAGCCCTCTGCTGGTTTGTCTCCAGGACATTTTCACTGTTCTGTTTCTTTTTACCATTCACTATTCCTTGAGGTTAGTCATTTGTCCATGTGTCTTCATTTAATATCAAGCTGTTGGTTATGTTTTTTTGCTCCTCCTTTTTGAACAGGCATAAAAATAATCTATTTATGAGATGTCTACAGAGAATAACACTATTTTATCAAGATGAAGATTTTTGTAGCTTTGGGaaagggtgggggggggcagcCAGGAGCTATAAGGGGCGTGCACAGGACGTAGGTGTTTGACTCTTGTTTTCAGTGTGAACTTTGACTTCTAAAGATAAGTATGGTGTGCCGTCGTAACTGTAAGGAACATCATTTGCACTGACTCAGAAGTCTGCACAAAAACATGCATGTATTCTGCCCTGGCATGAGTAACGGAGATTTCTTCAACAATAAATGTTTCCTTCCCCTGTTtgatctcctccatgtttcttttCTGCACTAGGCACAGCTATCTCAACGCTAATAATATGACTATTGATTACTACCTGTGTTTCTCACTAAGCTTTTCATAAACATTGTCATATTGAGTGTTGAGGTATGCACCATTTTGCTTTTGCAGAAAGAAATATAAAACCCACATTTGCCTTTCATGTTATTTTAAGAACTTTTAAAAAGTTTAATTTGTGTTCTTTTTATGTTCCTTGGGTGGGGTTAGGACTAAATGTTACCTTAGTTC
The DNA window shown above is from Coregonus clupeaformis isolate EN_2021a chromosome 18, ASM2061545v1, whole genome shotgun sequence and carries:
- the LOC121550722 gene encoding sarcoplasmic/endoplasmic reticulum calcium ATPase 2 isoform X2, which encodes MDNAHTKSVEEVYSHFSVNESTGLGLDQVKRQKEKWGSNELPAEEGKSLWELVIEQFEDLLVRILLLAACISFVLALFEDGEETITAFVEPFVILLILIANAIVGVWQERNAEDAIEALKEYEPEMGKVYRQDRKTVQRIKAKEIVPGDIVEVAVGDKVPADIRLSSIKSTTLRVDQSILTGESVSVIKHTDPVPDPRAVNQDKKNMLFSGTNISSGKAIGVVVATGVNTEIGKIRDEMAATEQEKTPLQQKLDEFGEQLSKVISLICIAVWMINIGHFNDPVHGGSWIRGAVYYFKIAVALAVAAIPEGLPAVITTCLALGTRRMAKKNAIVRSLPSVETLGCTSVICSDKTGTLTTNQMSVCRMFILDQAEGNSCSLNEFTITGSTYAPEGEVYQDGRLVKSSAYDGLVEIATICALCNDSSLDYNEAKGVYEKVGEATETALTCLVEKMNAFDTDVKGLSKIDRANACNSVITQLMKKEFTLEFSRDRKSMSVYCTPNKARASLGKMFVKGAPEGVIDRCTHVRVGTNKVAMTPGIKERIMSTIREYGTGRDTLRCLALATRDAPPRKEHMVLVDCARFAGYESDLTFVGCVGMLDPPRTEVAASIKLCRLAGIRVIMITGDNKGTAVAICRRIGILSEEDDVDKMAFTGREFDDLSPQAQRDAVTNARCFARVEPSHKSKIVEFLQGMDEITAMTGDGVNDAPALKKAEIGIAMGSGTAVAKSASEMVLADDNFSSIVAAVEEGRAIYNNMKQFIRYLISSNVGEVVCIFLTAALGFPEALIPVQLLWVNLVTDGLPATALGFNPPDLDIMNKPPRSAKEPLISGWLFFRYLAIGCYVGAATVGAATWWFVAAEDGPMISLYQLSHFLQCSPDNPDFADLDCHVFESPYPMTMALSVLVTIEMCNALNSLSENQSLLRMPPWENIWLLGAICLSMSLHFLILYVEPLPVIFQITPLDLTQWLVVLKISLPVILLDELLKFVARNYLEPASAV
- the LOC121550722 gene encoding sarcoplasmic/endoplasmic reticulum calcium ATPase 2 isoform X1; the encoded protein is MDNAHTKSVEEVYSHFSVNESTGLGLDQVKRQKEKWGSNELPAEEGKSLWELVIEQFEDLLVRILLLAACISFVLALFEDGEETITAFVEPFVILLILIANAIVGVWQERNAEDAIEALKEYEPEMGKVYRQDRKTVQRIKAKEIVPGDIVEVAVGDKVPADIRLSSIKSTTLRVDQSILTGESVSVIKHTDPVPDPRAVNQDKKNMLFSGTNISSGKAIGVVVATGVNTEIGKIRDEMAATEQEKTPLQQKLDEFGEQLSKVISLICIAVWMINIGHFNDPVHGGSWIRGAVYYFKIAVALAVAAIPEGLPAVITTCLALGTRRMAKKNAIVRSLPSVETLGCTSVICSDKTGTLTTNQMSVCRMFILDQAEGNSCSLNEFTITGSTYAPEGEVYQDGRLVKSSAYDGLVEIATICALCNDSSLDYNEAKGVYEKVGEATETALTCLVEKMNAFDTDVKGLSKIDRANACNSVITQLMKKEFTLEFSRDRKSMSVYCTPNKARASLGKMFVKGAPEGVIDRCTHVRVGTNKVAMTPGIKERIMSTIREYGTGRDTLRCLALATRDAPPRKEHMVLVDCARFAGYESDLTFVGCVGMLDPPRTEVAASIKLCRLAGIRVIMITGDNKGTAVAICRRIGILSEEDDVDKMAFTGREFDDLSPQAQRDAVTNARCFARVEPSHKSKIVEFLQGMDEITAMTGDGVNDAPALKKAEIGIAMGSGTAVAKSASEMVLADDNFSSIVAAVEEGRAIYNNMKQFIRYLISSNVGEVVCIFLTAALGFPEALIPVQLLWVNLVTDGLPATALGFNPPDLDIMNKPPRSAKEPLISGWLFFRYLAIGCYVGAATVGAATWWFVAAEDGPMISLYQLSHFLQCSPDNPDFADLDCHVFESPYPMTMALSVLVTIEMCNALNSLSENQSLLRMPPWENIWLLGAICLSMSLHFLILYVEPLPVIFQITPLDLTQWLVVLKISLPVILLDELLKFVARNYLEPGNQPEYKSAGKGWSPSACTEGISWPFVGITLPLMLWLYSIDTNVSALFWS